The Camelina sativa cultivar DH55 chromosome 16, Cs, whole genome shotgun sequence sequence aatctctGAAAAGCTTGTGTTTGCCCCTTTCTCATCaacctcttctctctcttcttcttcttcttcttcttcttcttcttcttcttcttcttcttcttcttcttcttcttcttcttcttcttcttccgcttcTACTTCATCCTCCATATCATCTGTTTCTCTCCACTTCGGCTCTTCTTCTGACTCTGAAACCTCGCTCTCACTCTCAATCTCTGGATTTGCGaattgtttctcttcttccttagtTTCAGCTTCTACACCTTTGTGTTCGGATTGTTCTTGCTTCTCGCTACAATCATCTTCGTATTCCTGCTCTTCCCTTCTGTCAGATTCAGATTCTAGACTCACTTCCTCCTCTTCTGCTGTTCTGTCAGTTTCAGCATTCAACTCTCTCAACGATCTTAGATTCTTTCCTTCTCTTGATTTCTCCACTTGTTTCTTCAACTTTTTGCCAGTTTCCTTCTTCATATGAAGTGTTCTACTGGAGGATATATCACCATAAATTTACAAAGCCAATTTCACTCAACAAGGAATCATATAAAATTCATATAAACAATGACTTGAGTTCTAGTAAATTCTCAACCTTACACCTGAGGAACTAGTCGGTTCTACAGACACTGCCACGTTTTTGCTTTTCTTGACTCTCTGCCTCTGCAGTCTGCAACATCATTAAGAACCGAAAAAGACTGTTGCTTTTAAAGACCATAAGAGATTAATATTGCAACTTTACAGAGATCATAGTAATGAACCGCTTTACTCACATGTCAGATAAAGGAATGGACTCTGGCAGATCAACCTCCTTATCCTGCTGATTGATTGTGTGGAAATCATTAAGCACGGCAAACACGATTTATTccgaaacaaaaagaataaacttGTACCTCATCGTCAATAATGTGATCCTCTAGTAACTCCCAGCGTTCTTCACTGAGATTAAGCTCTTCTGAATCTCCATCAGAATATATTACCTGTAATTAGTGGGGCAACAAACATTCCATTCCACATGAATCAACTAAGAGGAGGAACATAATTGCATAGTAGCTCAGATGGATTCTCTCACCCGATGCATCTTCTTGCGAGTACAATAAGAATCTACGACGCCTTCATAAAAACTGCACAGTGCAATACCATCAACGGAAAAGCAAAAGATTACAGTACACCTGGAAATAAGAACCTTAAGTTTCCAGTATACTTACGTCTTGTCGAGTGGCCACCAGATATTAACTCTCTTACCGACCAAATCCTCACCAAAGCCATTTGTATCAGACTCCTGAAAAGAAAAGATGGAAATCCATATATCACATGGTAACAGATAGGTGGCAATCAATGGCTAATAATGGGGAGAGAAGGTGGTAAAGCTTATTCTATACCACTTCTTTTCTCGCTGTTCGCCTCCTTGTCGGATGGCTCTTTGGAGTTTCTTCAGATTCGTCTGACGATTTTCTAGCTGCAACTTGAGAAACCATCTTCTGCACAGTTGATCAAACGAGAAATTCAACACGACATTTAACAGTATCATttattgtgacaaaaaaaatctatgatcGTCTTGTTTTCGACCTTTCTCTTTGATGACTGTGGAACAAGAGTGTCTAGGGATGCACGTTCTAAATTCTTTCTCTTAGCATCCGAGCGAACTGATAATCTCTTTCCACTGGAATTTAGAATCTTAGCTTCAACAATCGGACTCTTTTGAGCCGTTTTCTGACTTTTCTGTAGACCATTTTGGGACCTGATCTTTTTGCTGGAGTTTCCAATCTTTCTGTCATCTTCCTCTTGGTTTGATTCTTTTTTAGGAGGCTCTTCATCTCGGAAGCAGGATGCCAATTTCTTCAATCTCGGTGAAGAAAGAGAATCagaatcataatcataatcaatCTCATCCACCTTAACCCGGCTTCGTTTAAGTGAACCCGTCAGAGACCTACTAGTGGCTGGGGAAGTTTCTTTAAGCAGGGGTGTTTTCCTAGCAGCCACCTTTCCAAGTGATGATTCTCCCCCAGATCGTTTTTTCTGGATCTTTCTGTTTGAAGACGTCTTGAAAGGATCTCTTTTTCCGGAAAGCCAAGAGATGTCATAATCCTCAGGATTCATCAAAGAATTGGGTTTCCGTCCTCTCTTCCCTGTAATTCCTAACTCTGTTTCTGCATCTGTACTTTCAGACCGCAGTTGCTTCAGACTCTGTTTCAACAAACTAGAATTGTTTCCATTTCTAAATTTGTCCTTTTCATTGATTCGTCGGGTTCCATCTCTTGCAGGTCTCTTTGAACTACTTTTAGAGAGATTCTCCTTGCGAGAATGCCCCAAACCCAATTTCTCCTAGATCAAGCTATTTGGTTAAACAACACTACTGAAAGATGCTGAAACtctacaaataaataaacaagctTGACAAATATAATACCTCTAGTGAACCACTTGTGGTTACTCGTCTCTCCAACATCGTTTCAGTTGCCTGAACCATGAAATAGATTAGCCTTTAGCGTATAGAATATGAGATTTCAAGATTTGACCATATAAGAACTCAATCCACCATCAAAACACAGAGCTCAGGGTATCAAGAATACCTCATTTTCTTTGGTGTTAACTACATTGTGGACTTCAGTAGTGTCAAAAACACTCTGGCATATGGACGAAACTACTGGAGAATACATATCCAAGCTGGTCCCTGTAGAGTTCAAAGCTTCGATGATGTATGGTTTAAGTTTACGTGCACATCTACTAAGAACCTTCTCCGCAAGACTCCCAGACATTGGTGAAACAttctaaaacatgaaaaaaagacaaaatcaacCCAAGTTAATTGACTGCAAGATAATTTAACTTGAAAGAGGAAGAAACCTTACctgattttcctttttgacaCTTGCTAAGAGTATATGAAGCAGATTCGTGGATACTTCTTCGATTTCATCAATTATGGTAATCATTATCATTTCCATTGACGAAAACACCACTTGAGGATGAGCAGGTCTATTAGATGCACACCAAAACGACATTCAGTCTATGATCTAAGACTTTCTCAAGTATTGTAAATAAGGGTTTGTATATCTATCTAATCTACCTTATGATTTTCAAGAACTTCTGAAACATAAGTAGAATGAGGTCATAGCATTCCAAGTCCAACATCACCAAGCATGATTTGACCTTTGCAACATTATCAAGAACAGACACTGCTTTCCTGTAACTGCGAGAGGACGACGCATCAGCTAGTTTCTCGAAAGCTTCAATAGTCAACCTGAAGATATCCTGTAATAATACCAAAGAAGTGGAATCCAACAGAGCATTACAGAGAGTGAGGGAGATGAAACTGAATACTACAGTGTTAACAggaatttgatttgtttattattacCTTCATTCGATCATCACTGTAAGGAGCTTCTGGGGCAGTTATCCTCACAATTTCGGTTAAGCAGGACAGAACTGAAACCCTAACATCAGAATCAGGATGGCTTAAAAGGTCAACCGATACCAAAGCACTCTTCGATGGCATAAGGGCGCTTTGCATTGACAAGGGTGGATCCTGGTCCACATTCCTAAGCAGAGACTCAGTTTCCTACGCCAGAGAAATTGAATTAGAAAATCCAACAGAAGCTTGAAATAAAAAGGATTCGCCTTTAACCCAAATCAACAAGTTCTAAATCCCAAAGAAAACGAAACGAATTCACCAAAAAGCAACAAGATTTGACAAAACATTTAACTAAAACCAACAATACAGCTTCCCTTATcggcaagaaaaagaaaccctaatcgcattTCGTGAATCCAACCTAGCAGGGATCTTTTTTTAAGCAAAAGCAACGATTTTGGtgtgaagaagaatcaaagagaAACTGGTGAGAAGAGAATTAGTACATCGAGAAGAGTAAGAAGCTCGTCAGTTGAAGGAGGGCTAAGAAGATTCTTGCCAGCATCGATGAGTGCTTTCGAAAGACCGTCCAATCCAACAATAATAGTCATTCCCTTCTTCTTCCCccaaaaattctcaaacttcgaaaccctaaaaaaacgtaatcaaacccccaaaaaaaaaaaaaaaaaaaaNNNNNNNNNNNNNNNNNNNNNNNNNNNNNNNNNNNNNNNNNNNNNNNNNNNNNNNNNNNNNNNNNNNNNNNNNNNNNNNNNNNNNNNNNNNNNNNNNNNNNNNNNNNNNNNNNNNNNNNNNNNNNNNNNNNNNNNNNNNNNNNNNNNNNNNNNNNNNNNNNNNNNNNNNNNNNNNNNNNNNNNNNNNNNNNNNNNNNNNNNNNNNNNNNNNNNNNNNNNNNNNNNNNNNNNNNNNNNNNNNNNNNNNNNNNNNNNNNNNNNNNNNNNNNNNNNNNNNNNNNNNNNNNNNNNNNNNNNNNNNNNNNNNNNNNNNNNNNNNNNNNNNNNNNNNNNNNNNNNNNNNNNNNNNNNNNNNNNNNNNNNNNNNNNNNNNNNNNNNNNNNNNNNNNNNNNNNNNNNNNNNNNNNNNNNNNNNNNNNNNNNNNNNNNNNNNNNNNNNNNNNNNNNNNNNNNNNNNNNNNNNNNNNNNNNNNNNNNNNNNNNNNNNNNNNNNNNNNNNNNNNNNNNNNNNNNNNNNNNNNNNNNNNNNNNNNNNNNNNNNNNNNNNNNNNNNNNNNNNNNNNNNNNNNNNNNNNNNNNNNNNNNNNNNNNNNNNNNNNNNNNNNNNNNNNNNNNNNNNNNNNNNNNNNNNNNNNNNNNNNNNNNNNNNNNNNNNNNNNNNNNNNNNNNNNNNNNNNNNNNNNNNNNNNNNNNNNNNNNNNNNNNNNNNNNNNNNNNNNNNNNNNNNNNNNNNNNNNNNNNNNNNNNNNNNNNNNNNNNNNNNNNNNNNNNNNNNNNNNNNNNNNNNNNNNNNNNNNNNNNNNNNNNNNNNNNNNNNattctctctcttcttctttgatattgTCAGTGAACATCTGTAGATTGTGTTGAATCATAAACTTTGTTTCCATAattgttctttattttattttagacaTTTGCACAGATTCGGaggaattaaataaattttactggtaaattaaaaaaagatttaaaaagttgaagaaacttgagaagaaaaggaagCAGAGTCATAAAAACTGttaaatgtatattattattcattaaccaaaaaaagtttttactttttgataAAACACATGTTCCCGCCTTCTTATCGTGAAAGTTTAAGATCACTTTTCTTACTTGATTCGAATAATATAACTTGGTTAATTAGAAACAAgctatatatgatttttaacaaCGGTCAAAATGTTTGGTTAAGGCAAACAAAACGTGAGCAAAGATGGGTTTCTGAAAAGGCAAATCGTGATGGGTCTTGGAAGAGTAGAGAGAGCCTAACAATAACATCATAACTTATGGTTCCAAACAAATTCTGAGAGCAATCCTTCTAGACTGGAAGAAACACGCAAGAAGGGGAAACAAAAAGTAACTCATTTCATTGTTCTCTTGCTTTTAGTGAGACTCTAGATGCTTCTCCACGATGTTCAGGGCAGTTGTTTCCTCTCCATAAATCCTCCTGCGACAAGCAAaagcaatcaatcaatcacaaGTGTGCTGGAGTCGGCTCCAATAATGCAGTCATAAGATCCATAGCCAAATCAACAGGTTTGGAACTAGGATTTGAGAgcaataatccaaaaaaaaactgtaatcaGATGAATCTCCGTGATCGGAGAGATTGCattcataagatatatatagtgaatGATACAAGATAAGGTCAAATATACACCGAATGATATGAGATATACATGAATCTAAGATATGCCTATATCTACGCTAACACCCCCCCTGCAGTCCGAGCTGGTGACTTGTGAACGCTCAGACTGGACCGGAAATCAAGAAATAGTGGCGCGGGAAGGCCCTTTGTAAAGATATCGGCATACTGATGTGAGGACGGCACATGGAAGACCTTCACATGACCAAGAGCTACTCGTTCACGGACAAAATGAATGTCTATCTCGACATGTTTCGTACGTTGATGCTGAACCGGGTTTGTAGAAAGATACACAACACTGACATTGTCACAGAACACAACCGACGCCTTCGGGAGAGGAACATGCATCTCAAGGAGAAGATTACGAATCCAAGCTAACTCAGCAACAGCATTAGCGACTCCTCTATATTCAGCCTCGGCACTGGAGCGAGAAACAGTATGTTGTCGCTTAGATGACCAAGAGACGATGTTATCcccaataaaaacacaaaaaccagaAGTAGAACGGCGTGTGGAAGGACAGCCCGCCAAATCCGCGTCAGTGTAGGCAGTAAGAGACAAAGCAGTGGACCGATAGAGTTGCACACCATGAGAGATGGTACCTTTGACATACCAGAGGA is a genomic window containing:
- the LOC104752433 gene encoding glutamic acid-rich protein-like isoform X2, coding for MTIIVGLDGLSKALIDAGKNLLSPPSTDELLTLLDETESLLRNVDQDPPLSMQSALMPSKSALVSVDLLSHPDSDVRVSVLSCLTEIVRITAPEAPYSDDRMKDIFRLTIEAFEKLADASSSRSYRKAVSVLDNVAKVKSCLVMLDLECYDLILLMFQKFLKIIRPAHPQVVFSSMEMIMITIIDEIEEVSTNLLHILLASVKKENQNVSPMSGSLAEKVLSRCARKLKPYIIEALNSTGTSLDMYSPVVSSICQSVFDTTEVHNVVNTKENEATETMLERRVTTSGSLEEKLGLGHSRKENLSKSSSKRPARDGTRRINEKDKFRNGNNSSLLKQSLKQLRSESTDAETELGITGKRGRKPNSLMNPEDYDISWLSGKRDPFKTSSNRKIQKKRSGGESSLGKVAARKTPLLKETSPATSRSLTGSLKRSRVKVDEIDYDYDSDSLSSPRLKKLASCFRDEEPPKKESNQEEDDRKIGNSSKKIRSQNGLQKSQKTAQKSPIVEAKILNSSGKRLSVRSDAKRKNLERASLDTLVPQSSKRKKMVSQVAARKSSDESEETPKSHPTRRRTARKEVESDTNGFGEDLVGKRVNIWWPLDKTFYEGVVDSYCTRKKMHRVIYSDGDSEELNLSEERWELLEDHIIDDEDKEVDLPESIPLSDILQRQRVKKSKNVAVSVEPTSSSGVSRTLHMKKETGKKLKKQVEKSREGKNLRSLRELNAETDRTAEEEEVSLESESDRREEQEYEDDCSEKQEQSEHKGVEAETKEEEKQFANPEIESESEVSESEEEPKWRETDDMEDEVEAEEEEEEEEEEEEEEEEEEEEEEEEEEREEVDEKGANTSFSEIEKEEEEREEVDEKGASTSFSEIEKEEDEEKES
- the LOC104752433 gene encoding glutamic acid-rich protein-like isoform X3, whose protein sequence is MTIIVGLDGLSKALIDAGKNLLSPPSTDELLTLLDETESLLRNVDQDPPLSMQSALMPSKSALVSVDLLSHPDSDVRVSVLSCLTEIVRITAPEAPYSDDRMKDIFRLTIEAFEKLADASSSRSYRKAVSVLDNVAKVKSCLVMLDLECYDLILLMFQKFLKIIRPAHPQVVFSSMEMIMITIIDEIEEVSTNLLHILLASVKKENQNVSPMSGSLAEKVLSRCARKLKPYIIEALNSTGTSLDMYSPVVSSICQSVFDTTEVHNVVNTKENEATETMLERRVTTSGSLEEKLGLGHSRKENLSKSSSKRPARDGTRRINEKDKFRNGNNSSLLKQSLKQLRSESTDAETELGITGKRGRKPNSLMNPEDYDISWLSGKRDPFKTSSNRKIQKKRSGGESSLGKVAARKTPLLKETSPATSRSLTGSLKRSRVKVDEIDYDYDSDSLSSPRLKKLASCFRDEEPPKKESNQEEDDRKIGNSSKKIRSQNGLQKSQKTAQKSPIVEAKILNSSGKRLSVRSDAKRKNLERASLDTLVPQSSKRKKMVSQVAARKSSDESEETPKSHPTRRRTARKEVESDTNGFGEDLVGKRVNIWWPLDKTFYEGVVDSYCTRKKMHRVIYSDGDSEELNLSEERWELLEDHIIDDEQDKEVDLPESIPLSDILQRQRVKKSKNVAVSVEPTSSSGVRTLHMKKETGKKLKKQVEKSREGKNLRSLRELNAETDRTAEEEEVSLESESDRREEQEYEDDCSEKQEQSEHKGVEAETKEEEKQFANPEIESESEVSESEEEPKWRETDDMEDEVEAEEEEEEEEEEEEEEEEEEEEEEEEEEREEVDEKGANTSFSEIEKEEEEREEVDEKGASTSFSEIEKEEDEEKES
- the LOC104752433 gene encoding glutamic acid-rich protein-like isoform X1, which encodes MTIIVGLDGLSKALIDAGKNLLSPPSTDELLTLLDETESLLRNVDQDPPLSMQSALMPSKSALVSVDLLSHPDSDVRVSVLSCLTEIVRITAPEAPYSDDRMKDIFRLTIEAFEKLADASSSRSYRKAVSVLDNVAKVKSCLVMLDLECYDLILLMFQKFLKIIRPAHPQVVFSSMEMIMITIIDEIEEVSTNLLHILLASVKKENQNVSPMSGSLAEKVLSRCARKLKPYIIEALNSTGTSLDMYSPVVSSICQSVFDTTEVHNVVNTKENEATETMLERRVTTSGSLEEKLGLGHSRKENLSKSSSKRPARDGTRRINEKDKFRNGNNSSLLKQSLKQLRSESTDAETELGITGKRGRKPNSLMNPEDYDISWLSGKRDPFKTSSNRKIQKKRSGGESSLGKVAARKTPLLKETSPATSRSLTGSLKRSRVKVDEIDYDYDSDSLSSPRLKKLASCFRDEEPPKKESNQEEDDRKIGNSSKKIRSQNGLQKSQKTAQKSPIVEAKILNSSGKRLSVRSDAKRKNLERASLDTLVPQSSKRKKMVSQVAARKSSDESEETPKSHPTRRRTARKEVESDTNGFGEDLVGKRVNIWWPLDKTFYEGVVDSYCTRKKMHRVIYSDGDSEELNLSEERWELLEDHIIDDEQDKEVDLPESIPLSDILQRQRVKKSKNVAVSVEPTSSSGVSRTLHMKKETGKKLKKQVEKSREGKNLRSLRELNAETDRTAEEEEVSLESESDRREEQEYEDDCSEKQEQSEHKGVEAETKEEEKQFANPEIESESEVSESEEEPKWRETDDMEDEVEAEEEEEEEEEEEEEEEEEEEEEEEEEEREEVDEKGANTSFSEIEKEEEEREEVDEKGASTSFSEIEKEEDEEKES